From Candidatus Atelocyanobacterium thalassa isolate ALOHA, a single genomic window includes:
- a CDS encoding phasin family protein, producing the protein MNGDKIGTENNDWIRQLVLMGIGTTSMAAEKLKEASEEWVKEGKINPDQAQSFVDELLGQIKVGQNNFEINMEREIRNILRDLGVPRQAEIDELRGRIDRLEHQIRDLENKSWR; encoded by the coding sequence ATGAATGGAGACAAAATTGGCACAGAGAATAATGATTGGATAAGACAACTGGTGCTTATGGGTATTGGTACGACTTCAATGGCTGCTGAAAAATTAAAAGAAGCCAGCGAAGAATGGGTGAAAGAAGGTAAAATCAACCCTGATCAGGCTCAAAGTTTTGTTGATGAACTTTTAGGTCAAATAAAAGTTGGACAAAATAATTTTGAAATAAATATGGAAAGAGAGATTAGGAATATCCTAAGAGATTTAGGTGTTCCAAGGCAGGCAGAGATAGATGAATTAAGAGGAAGGATTGATAGATTAGAACATCAAATTAGAGATTTAGAAAATAAATCATGGCGTTAA